The Humulus lupulus chromosome 4, drHumLupu1.1, whole genome shotgun sequence genome has a window encoding:
- the LOC133831217 gene encoding putative pentatricopeptide repeat-containing protein At1g19290: MFIHFRDSSTRHLLRSPLRSFHISRTLQWKLRDEFKLTRPELVDRISSLLVLQRFDALTKLSFQFSDELLDSVLRNLRLNPSACLGFFRLASNQQNFRPNITSYCRIVHILSRARMYDETKAHLKELVTICKNNHSAFFIWRELVSVYEEFSFSPTVFDMILKVYAEKGLTKYALHVFDNMGKCSSLPSLRSCNCLLSNLVKNGEHHTAILLYDQVIRLGIVPDTFTYSIIVNAYCKEGRVGRAADFVKEMESSGFEPNTVTYNSLMHGYVSSGDVEGAEKVLKLMSEKGVLKSVVSHTLLIKGYCKQCKMEEAEKVLLRMKKDESITVDERAYGVLLDGYCQTGEMDDAIRIQDEMLKLGLKMNVFICNSLVNGYCKTGQIDKAEGIVKRMRSWHLKPDSFSYNTLVDGYCREGQTSEAFVLYEKMLRKGVEPTVVTYNTLLKGLCHAGAFNDALRLRDLMVKRGVVLDEIGYCTLLDVFIKMKDFDGTMSLWKDILARGFTKTRYLFNTMINGLCKMGKMVEAEDLFIKMKELGCAPDEVTYRTLSDGYCKVGNIDGAFKVKDLMVSESIFPSIEMYNSLITGVFKSRKLSKVMDLIAEMHTIGLSPNTVTYGALIAGWCNEGMMDKAFNLYFDMVGKGLSPNVVMHTKIISSLYRFGSIDEGSVLLQKVVDFGTFPDCGASLQPCKAGIREKEIEKIADFLIESAKTVPLPNSIVYNIAILGLCKSGKIADAKKFLSTLLLRNFNPDNFTYCTLIHATAATGNVNEAFNLRDEMLNRGLVPNITTYNALINGLCKSGNLGRAQRLFYKLHLKGLTPNLVTYNILINGYCKTGDIAEAFKLKDKMIAEGIVPSVITYSALINGLRKQGNMEESVMLSAIIIKMGIKANLVKDTNLIQDDVKDENMQKVCDLNSVVHDRNLSSVIYAS; this comes from the coding sequence ATGTTTATTCATTTCCGAGACTCCTCTACTCGTCACCTCCTGCGCTCTCCACTGAGATCATTCCACATCTCCCGGACCCTCCAATGGAAGCTCCGGGACGAGTTCAAGCTGACCCGTCCCGAGCTAGTCGACCGTATCTCCAGCCTTCTCGTTCTCCAACGTTTCGATGCTCTTACAAAGCTCTCCTTCCAGTTCTCAGACGAACTCCTTGATTCCGTTCTGCGAAATTTGAGGTTAAACCCTAGTGCCTGTTTAGGGTTTTTCAGGTTGGCCTCGAATCAACAAAACTTTAGACCTAATATAACGTCTTACTGTAGAATTGTACATATATTGTCTAGAGCACGTATGTATGATGAAACCAAAGCGCATTTGAAGGAATTGGTAACTATATGTAAGAATAACCACTCGGCATTTTTTATTTGGCGTGAGCTTGTCAGTGTTTACGAggagttttctttttctccaACTGTTTTTGATATGATTTTAAAGGTATATGCTGAGAAGGGCCTTACAAAGTATGCATTACACGTGTTTGATAATATGGGTAAGTGTAGTAGCTTGCCTAGCTTGAGGTCTTGCAATTGTTTGCTGAGTAACTTGGTGAAAAACGGCGAACATCACACTGCTATACTTTTGTATGACCAGGTAATAAGGCTTGGCATTGTTCCTGATACTTTTACATATTCTATAATTGTGAATGCCTACTGTAAGGAAGGTAGAGTAGGTAGAGCTGCGGACTTTGTCAAAGAAATGGAGAGTTCTGGTTTTGAGCCAAACACAGTGACTTACAATAGTTTGATGCATGGTTATGTTAGTTCGGGAGATGTGGAGGGTGCAGAAAAAGTGTTGAAGTTGATGTCTGAAAAGGGTGTTTTAAAAAGTGTAGTCAGTCATACCCTTTTGATTAAGGGTTACTGCAAGCAATGTAAGATGGAGGAAGCAGAGAAAGTTCTTCTGAGAATGAAAAAAGATGAGTCAATAACTGTGGATGAGCGTGCTTATGGTGTATTGTTAGATGGGTATTGTCAAACTGGAGAAATGGATGATGCTATTAGGATCCAGGATGAGATGTTAAAGTTAGGCTTAAAGATGAATGTTTTCATTTGCAATTCCTTGGTTAACGGTTACTGTAAAACTGGTCAAATTGATAAAGCAGAGGGAATAGTGAAGCGCATGAGAAGCTGGCACCTAAAACCAGATTCCTTTAGTTATAATACTCTGGTAGATGGATACTGTAGGGAAGGTCAAACAAGTGAAGCTTTCGTGCTTTACGAAAAGATGCTTCGGAAAGGGGTTGAACCAACTGTTGTAACTTATAATACTCTTCTCAAGGGTTTATGTCATGCAGGCGCTTTCAATGATGCTTTGCGTCTTCGGGATTTAATGGTGAAAAGAGGTGTGGTGCTTGATGAGATTGGATATTGTACTCTGCTTGATGTGTTCATCAAAATGAAAGATTTTGATGGCACCATGAGTCTATGGAAAGATATTTTAGCTCGGGGCTTTACTAAGACCAGGTATCTTTTCAACACAATGATAAACGGACTATGCAAGATGGGGAAAATGGTTGAAGCGGAGGACCTTTTCATCAAGATGAAGGAGCTTGGATGTGCCCCCGATGAAGTAACTTATAGAACCCTGAGTGATGGATATTGTAAAGTTGGAAATATTGATGGAGCTTTCAAAGTAAAGGACTTGATGGTTTCAGAATCAATATTTCCTTCCATTGAAATGTACAATTCTCTGATTACTGGAGTCTTTAAGTCAAGGAAATTAAGTAAAGTGATGGATCTTATTGCTGAGATGCACACTATAGGACTATCCCCTAATACTGTTACTTATGGAGCCCTTATTGCTGGTTGGTGCAATGAAGGGATGATGGATAAagcttttaatttatattttgataTGGTTGGTAAAGGGTTGAGTCCCAATGTCGTTATGCATACCAAGATCATCAGTAGTCTCTACAGGTTTGGGAGCATTGATGAAGGAAGTGTGCTGTTACAGAAGGTTGTGGATTTCGGTACTTTTCCAGATTGTGGAGCTTCTTTGCAGCCATGTAAAGCTGGCATTAgagaaaaagaaattgaaaaaatTGCAGATTTTCTCATTGAAAGTGCAAAAACTGTACCTCTGCCCAACAGTATTGTTTACAATATAGCTATTCTGGGACTCTGCAAATCTGGAAAGATTGCTGACGCCAAGAAATTTCTTTCTACTTTGCTTCTTCGAAATTTTAATCCAGATAATTTTACTTATTGTACCCTTATCCATGCCACTGCAGCCACTGGTAATGTTAATGAGGCTTTCAACTTACGAGATGAGATGCTGAATAGGGGTCTGGTTCCTAACATTACTACATATAATGCTCTTATAAATGGCTTGTGTAAGTCAGGGAATTTGGGACGAGCACAAAGGCTTTTCTATAAACTTCACCTGAAGGGTTTGACTCCTAATCTCGTGACCTATAATATATTGATAAATGGGTACTGCAAAACTGGTGATATTGCTGAAGCTTTTAAGTTGAAAGACAAAATGATCGCAGAAGGGATAGTTCCATCTGTTATTACCTATTCTGCCTTGATCAATGGTCTTCGCAAGCAAGGAAATATGGAAGAATCAGTGATGCTTTCTGCTATCATTATCAAAATGGGAATCAAagcaaaccttgtgaaagatacAAATTTGATTCAAGATGATGTCAAGGATGAGAATATGCAAAAGGTCTGTGACCTTAATAGTGTGGTACATGATAGGAATCTCTCATCTGTTATTTATGCCTCATGA